A window of the Lactuca sativa cultivar Salinas chromosome 7, Lsat_Salinas_v11, whole genome shotgun sequence genome harbors these coding sequences:
- the LOC111883798 gene encoding uncharacterized protein LOC111883798, whose amino-acid sequence MPKKRRDHSASTDKSRRSPYKCNTKNKNPSEKDQNLKEWEEARCPVCMEHPHNAILLLCSSHNNNCRPYMCDTSRRHSNCFNQFRKFFVTPATAAEPPSTATVQESKMVCPLCRGQVKGWVVVEAAREFMNAKSRSCSSGTCEFSGTYSDLRRHARVVHPLVRPSEADPGRQQDWRRLESERNLGDLLSILESSMESWGFSMTTILRPGNGSGVVEVTVRRRLGTRL is encoded by the coding sequence ATGCCAAAGAAGAGACGAGATCACTCAGCGTCCACCGATAAGTCCCGGCGTTCTCCATACAAATGCAACACCAAAAACAAAAACCCATCAGAAAAAGATCAAAATCTAAAAGAATGGGAAGAAGCTAGATGCCCTGTATGTATGGAACACCCTCACAACGCCATCCTTCTCTTATGCTCTTCACACAACAACAATTGTCGCCCTTACATGTGTGACACAAGCCGTCGCCACTCCAATTGCTTCAACCAGTTCCGCAAGTTCTTTGTAACTCCTGCCACCGCCGCGGAGCCACCGTCCACCGCCACAGTCCAGGAGTCAAAAATGGTATGTCCGCTCTGTCGGGGGCAGGTAAAAGGGTGGGTGGTGGTGGAAGCCGCCCGTGAATTCATGAACGCAAAATCAAGAAGCTGCTCAAGTGGAACGTGTGAGTTTTCCGGGACGTATTCGGATCTAAGGAGGCACGCGAGGGTGGTGCACCCTCTGGTAAGACCATCGGAGGCGGATCCTGGGCGGCAGCAGGACTGGCGGCGGCTGGAAAGCGAGAGGAATCTTGGGGATTTGCTGAGTATACTTGAGTCATCAATGGAATCTTGGGGATTTTCTATGACTACAATTTTAAGACCGGGAAACGGTTCAGGCGTGGTTGAGGTGACAGTTCGGAGGCGGCTCGGGACACGGTTGTAG
- the LOC111883797 gene encoding pentatricopeptide repeat-containing protein At1g08070, chloroplastic isoform X2 — MEHNYQRIDGINEGKQIHGHVLKLGLGYDVFIHTSLINFYSQSGELDDARLAFEKSPLRDPVSFTALITGYISRERFKDARKLFDEMPLRDVVSWNSIIAGHTKIQRFQEAIDLFKEMQIAKIKPNESTLVTVLSACAQSGCLTTGEHIKTWIFNNKLDSNLRLVNALIDMYSKCNELQKARSLFDSINNKNIITWNVMIGGYAHTHHYRESMDLFRIMLQSNHKPNEVTLLTILPTCAHMGALDLGKWIHAYINKNIPESSNPSLSTSLIDMYAKCGDIEAAKSVFESLKHKSLASWNAMISGLAMHRQAHKAIELFKKMVNDGFAPDDITFVGVLSACSHGGLVNSGRHLFHSMIQDFKISPKLQHYGCMIDLLGRAGLFEEAMDMIKKMEVNPDGAIWGSLLGACTFYQNTLLGEFFFKKVVELDPESSGAHVMLSNLYAANGQWDDVARIRTKFKDDGSKKIPGCTSIEIDGVVHEFLASDRTHPMSDQIYAMLEETNRVLEKSGYILDTSLVLYDMDDEWKEGQLCQHSERLAIAFGLLSTKPGTTIRIMKNLRVCSNCHSATKLISKIFEREIIARDRNRFHHFKNGICSCMDQW; from the exons ATGGAACACAATTATCAGAG AATCGACGGGATAAACGAAGGGAAACAGATTCATGGACATGTTTTGAAGCTTGGACTCGGTTACGATGTGTTCATCCACACCTCTTTGATTAATTTCTATTCTCAAAGTGGAGAATTGGATGATGCAAGATTAGCGTTCGAAAAAAGTCCTCTGAGAGACCCTGTTTCGTTTACAGCGTTAATCACAGGGTACATAAGTCGAGAGCGTTTCAAAGATGCTCGTaaactgttcgatgaaatgcctctTAGAGATGTAGTGTCATGGAACTCTATCATAGCTGGCCATACTAAAATCCAACGCTTCCAAGAGGCAATAGATCTGTTCAAAGAGATGCAAATCGCCAAAATCAAACCCAATGAGAGCACACTAGTGACAGTTCTTTCTGCTTGTGCTCAATCAGGTTGTCTTACAACAGGTGAACACATCAAAACTTGGATCTTTAACAATAAACTTGATTCAAACCTTCGCCTTGTGAATGCCCTAATCGATATGTACTCAAAATGCAATGAGCTACAGAAAGCTAGAAGCTTATTTGATAGCATAAACAATAAGAATATAATCACATGGAATGTTATGATAGGTGGGTATGCACATACACACCATTATAGAGAATCCATGGACCTCTTTAGAATCATGTTACAATCAAACCATAAACCTAATGAAGTCACATTGTTGACGATTCTTCCCACTTGTGCTCACATGGGTGCACTTGATCTTGGCAAATGGATCCATGCTTATATCAACAAGAACATTCCAGAATCTTCTAACCCTTCTCTTTCCACTAGTCTAATCGATATGTATGCTAAATGTGGAGACATTGAAGCTGCAAAATCAGTCTTTGAGAGTTTAAAACACAAAAGTTTAGCTTCATGGAACGCGATGATTTCAGGGTTAGCCATGCATAGACAAGCCCACAAAgccattgaacttttcaagaaaaTGGTAAATGACGGTTTCGCCCCCGATGACATAACCTTTGTTGGTGTTCTATCAGCATGTAGCCATGGCGGACTAGTCAACTCAGGTCGCCACCTTTTTCACTCCATGATCCAAGATTTCAAGATTTCACCCAAACTACAACATTACGGATGCATGATTGATCTTTTAGGTAGAGCTGGTTTGTTTGAAGAAGCCATGGATATGATCAAGAAAATGGAAGTGAACCCAGATGGTGCGATTTGGGGTTCACTTCTCGGGGCATGTacattttaccaaaatacccttttgggtGAATTCTTTTTCAAGAAAGTTGTAGAATTGGACCCTGAAAGTTCGGGAGCTCATGTGATGTTATCAAATCTTTATGCTGCAAATGGACAATGGGATGATGTGGCAAGAATAAGAACTAAATTTAAAGATGATGGATCAAAGAAAATTCCTGGGTGTACTTCGATTGAAATAGATGGTGTTGTTCATGAGTTTCTTGCAAGTGATAGAACACATCCCATGAGTGATCAAATCTATGCAATGTTGGAAGAAACTAATCGGGTTCTTGAAAAGAGTGGATATATTTTGGATACATCTTTAGTGCTTTATGATATGGATGATGAATGGAAGGAAGGGCAATTATGTCAACATAGTGAGAGATTAGCAATTGCTTTTGGGTTGCTTAGTACTAAGCCAGGGACAACGATTAGGATAATGAAGAATTTGCGTGTTTGTAGTAATTGTCATTCGGCTACGAAGTTGATTTCCAAGATTTTTGAGAGGGAGATTATTGCTAGGGACAGGAATAGGTTTCATCATTTCAAAAATGGGATTTGTTCTTGTATGGAtcaatggtga
- the LOC111883797 gene encoding pentatricopeptide repeat-containing protein At1g08070, chloroplastic isoform X1, producing the protein MILSSSSLITSSITPPQNHQSLNLLSKCKNMEEFKQIHAQMIKNGLHKSQFALSKILHFCAINSYGDLSYALSVFDTIEEQPDPIIWNTIIRGYSLNSSPFSAIDFYKFMLLSDVEPNSYTFPSLLKSCARIDGINEGKQIHGHVLKLGLGYDVFIHTSLINFYSQSGELDDARLAFEKSPLRDPVSFTALITGYISRERFKDARKLFDEMPLRDVVSWNSIIAGHTKIQRFQEAIDLFKEMQIAKIKPNESTLVTVLSACAQSGCLTTGEHIKTWIFNNKLDSNLRLVNALIDMYSKCNELQKARSLFDSINNKNIITWNVMIGGYAHTHHYRESMDLFRIMLQSNHKPNEVTLLTILPTCAHMGALDLGKWIHAYINKNIPESSNPSLSTSLIDMYAKCGDIEAAKSVFESLKHKSLASWNAMISGLAMHRQAHKAIELFKKMVNDGFAPDDITFVGVLSACSHGGLVNSGRHLFHSMIQDFKISPKLQHYGCMIDLLGRAGLFEEAMDMIKKMEVNPDGAIWGSLLGACTFYQNTLLGEFFFKKVVELDPESSGAHVMLSNLYAANGQWDDVARIRTKFKDDGSKKIPGCTSIEIDGVVHEFLASDRTHPMSDQIYAMLEETNRVLEKSGYILDTSLVLYDMDDEWKEGQLCQHSERLAIAFGLLSTKPGTTIRIMKNLRVCSNCHSATKLISKIFEREIIARDRNRFHHFKNGICSCMDQW; encoded by the coding sequence ATGATACTCTCTTCCTCTTCCCTTATCACTTCATCCATTACTCCACCACAAAACCACCAATCTCTGAATCTTCTTTCAAAATGCAAGAACATGGAAGAATTCAAACAAATTCATGCTCAAATGATAAAAAACGGCCTCCACAAGTCCCAGTTTGCCTTAAGCAAGATTCTCCATTTTTGTGCTATCAACAGTTATGGCGACCTTTCATACGCCCTTTCAGTATTTGACACCATTGAAGAACAGCCTGATCCGATCATATGGAACACAATTATCAGAGGTTATTCATTAAATTCATCACCGTTTTCAGCAATTGATTTTTACAAGTTCATGCTTTTATCCGATGTCGAACCAAACTCTTATACTTTTCCTTCTCTTTTGAAATCTTGTGCAAGAATCGACGGGATAAACGAAGGGAAACAGATTCATGGACATGTTTTGAAGCTTGGACTCGGTTACGATGTGTTCATCCACACCTCTTTGATTAATTTCTATTCTCAAAGTGGAGAATTGGATGATGCAAGATTAGCGTTCGAAAAAAGTCCTCTGAGAGACCCTGTTTCGTTTACAGCGTTAATCACAGGGTACATAAGTCGAGAGCGTTTCAAAGATGCTCGTaaactgttcgatgaaatgcctctTAGAGATGTAGTGTCATGGAACTCTATCATAGCTGGCCATACTAAAATCCAACGCTTCCAAGAGGCAATAGATCTGTTCAAAGAGATGCAAATCGCCAAAATCAAACCCAATGAGAGCACACTAGTGACAGTTCTTTCTGCTTGTGCTCAATCAGGTTGTCTTACAACAGGTGAACACATCAAAACTTGGATCTTTAACAATAAACTTGATTCAAACCTTCGCCTTGTGAATGCCCTAATCGATATGTACTCAAAATGCAATGAGCTACAGAAAGCTAGAAGCTTATTTGATAGCATAAACAATAAGAATATAATCACATGGAATGTTATGATAGGTGGGTATGCACATACACACCATTATAGAGAATCCATGGACCTCTTTAGAATCATGTTACAATCAAACCATAAACCTAATGAAGTCACATTGTTGACGATTCTTCCCACTTGTGCTCACATGGGTGCACTTGATCTTGGCAAATGGATCCATGCTTATATCAACAAGAACATTCCAGAATCTTCTAACCCTTCTCTTTCCACTAGTCTAATCGATATGTATGCTAAATGTGGAGACATTGAAGCTGCAAAATCAGTCTTTGAGAGTTTAAAACACAAAAGTTTAGCTTCATGGAACGCGATGATTTCAGGGTTAGCCATGCATAGACAAGCCCACAAAgccattgaacttttcaagaaaaTGGTAAATGACGGTTTCGCCCCCGATGACATAACCTTTGTTGGTGTTCTATCAGCATGTAGCCATGGCGGACTAGTCAACTCAGGTCGCCACCTTTTTCACTCCATGATCCAAGATTTCAAGATTTCACCCAAACTACAACATTACGGATGCATGATTGATCTTTTAGGTAGAGCTGGTTTGTTTGAAGAAGCCATGGATATGATCAAGAAAATGGAAGTGAACCCAGATGGTGCGATTTGGGGTTCACTTCTCGGGGCATGTacattttaccaaaatacccttttgggtGAATTCTTTTTCAAGAAAGTTGTAGAATTGGACCCTGAAAGTTCGGGAGCTCATGTGATGTTATCAAATCTTTATGCTGCAAATGGACAATGGGATGATGTGGCAAGAATAAGAACTAAATTTAAAGATGATGGATCAAAGAAAATTCCTGGGTGTACTTCGATTGAAATAGATGGTGTTGTTCATGAGTTTCTTGCAAGTGATAGAACACATCCCATGAGTGATCAAATCTATGCAATGTTGGAAGAAACTAATCGGGTTCTTGAAAAGAGTGGATATATTTTGGATACATCTTTAGTGCTTTATGATATGGATGATGAATGGAAGGAAGGGCAATTATGTCAACATAGTGAGAGATTAGCAATTGCTTTTGGGTTGCTTAGTACTAAGCCAGGGACAACGATTAGGATAATGAAGAATTTGCGTGTTTGTAGTAATTGTCATTCGGCTACGAAGTTGATTTCCAAGATTTTTGAGAGGGAGATTATTGCTAGGGACAGGAATAGGTTTCATCATTTCAAAAATGGGATTTGTTCTTGTATGGAtcaatggtga